The Pseudomonas allokribbensis genome has a window encoding:
- the dnaA gene encoding chromosomal replication initiator protein DnaA, producing MSVELWQQCVELLREELPAQQFNTWIRPLQVEAEGDELRVYAPNRFVLDWVNEKYLGRVLELLDEHGNGLAPSLSLLIGSKRSSAPRAAPNAPLAAAAASLAQASSAPVSAPAPAPAPTPAKRATQKTEEVSEEPSRDSFDPMAGAASQQAPVRAEQRTVQVEGALKHTSYLNRTFTFENFVEGKSNQLARAAAWQVADNPKHGYNPLFLYGGVGLGKTHLMHAVGNHLLKKNPNAKVVYLHSERFVADMVKALQLNAINEFKRFYRSVDALLIDDIQFFARKERSQEEFFHTFNALLEGGQQVILTSDRYPKEIEGLEERLKSRFGWGLTVAVEPPELETRVAILMKKADQAKVELPHDAAFFIAQRIRSNVRELEGALKRVIAHSHFMGRDITIELIRESLKDLLALQDKLVSVDNIQRTVAEYYKIKISDLLSKRRSRSVARPRQVAMALSKELTNHSLPEIGDVFGGRDHTTVLHACRKINELKESDADIREDYKNLLRTLTT from the coding sequence GTGTCAGTGGAACTTTGGCAGCAGTGCGTGGAGCTTTTGCGCGAAGAGCTGCCAGCCCAACAATTCAACACCTGGATCCGTCCATTACAGGTCGAAGCCGAAGGCGACGAGTTGCGTGTCTACGCACCGAACCGTTTTGTTCTGGACTGGGTCAACGAAAAGTACCTGGGGCGCGTCCTTGAACTGCTGGATGAGCATGGCAACGGCCTGGCGCCGTCGCTCTCCTTATTAATAGGCAGCAAGCGCAGTTCTGCGCCGCGTGCTGCGCCGAACGCGCCGCTGGCTGCGGCCGCTGCATCGCTGGCTCAAGCCAGTTCCGCGCCCGTCAGTGCTCCGGCACCCGCGCCGGCTCCAACCCCGGCCAAGCGCGCGACGCAAAAAACCGAGGAAGTCAGCGAAGAGCCGTCCCGCGACAGCTTCGACCCGATGGCGGGCGCCGCCTCCCAGCAAGCGCCGGTGCGTGCCGAACAGCGCACGGTGCAGGTCGAAGGCGCGCTCAAGCACACCAGCTACCTGAATCGCACCTTTACCTTCGAGAACTTCGTCGAAGGTAAGTCCAACCAGCTCGCCCGTGCGGCGGCCTGGCAAGTGGCGGATAACCCCAAGCACGGCTACAACCCGCTCTTCCTTTATGGTGGCGTGGGTCTGGGTAAGACGCACTTGATGCACGCGGTGGGTAACCACCTGTTAAAGAAGAACCCGAATGCCAAGGTCGTGTACCTGCATTCCGAGCGTTTCGTGGCCGACATGGTCAAGGCGCTGCAACTGAACGCGATCAACGAGTTCAAGCGTTTCTACCGTTCGGTGGACGCCCTGCTGATCGACGACATTCAGTTCTTCGCCCGCAAGGAACGTTCCCAGGAAGAATTTTTCCACACCTTCAACGCCCTGCTTGAAGGTGGCCAGCAGGTCATTCTCACCAGTGACCGCTATCCGAAGGAAATCGAAGGCCTTGAAGAGCGCCTGAAATCCCGCTTCGGCTGGGGCCTGACGGTTGCCGTCGAGCCGCCGGAGCTGGAAACCCGCGTAGCCATCTTGATGAAGAAGGCCGACCAGGCCAAAGTCGAGTTGCCACACGATGCGGCGTTCTTCATTGCGCAGCGCATTCGCTCCAACGTCCGTGAGCTGGAAGGCGCGCTGAAACGCGTGATCGCCCACTCGCACTTCATGGGCCGCGACATCACCATCGAGTTGATTCGCGAATCCCTGAAAGACCTGTTGGCGTTGCAGGACAAACTGGTCTCTGTGGATAACATTCAGCGCACAGTCGCCGAGTACTACAAGATCAAGATTTCCGACTTGCTGTCCAAGCGCCGTTCGCGCTCGGTCGCTCGCCCGCGTCAGGTCGCCATGGCACTGTCCAAGGAACTGACCAACCACAGCCTGCCGGAAATCGGCGATGTGTTTGGCGGTCGCGACCACACGACGGTGTTGCACGCCTGCCGCAAGATCAACGAACTTAAGGAATCCGACGCGGACATCCGCGAGGACTACAAGAACCTGCTGCGTACACTGACCACTTGA
- the dnaN gene encoding DNA polymerase III subunit beta, whose product MHFTIQREALLKPLQLVAGVVERRQTLPVLSNVLLVVDGQQLSLTGTDLEVELVGRVQLEEPAETGSITVPARKLMDICKSLPNDALIDIKVDEQKLVVKAGRSRFTLSTLPANDFPTVEEGPGSLTTSLDQSKLRRLIERTSFAMAQQDVRYYLNGMLLEVSTGVIRAVATDGHRLAMCSMQADIGQQDRHQVIVPRKGILELARLLTEPDGNVSIVLGQHHIRATTGEFTFTSKLVDGKFPDYERVLPKGGDKLVLGDRQALREAFSRTAILSNEKYRGIRLQLANGQLKIQANNPEQEEAEEEVGVEYNGGSLEIGFNVSYLLDVLGVMTTEQVRLILSDSNSSALVQESDNDDSAYVVMPMRL is encoded by the coding sequence ATGCATTTCACCATTCAACGCGAAGCCCTGTTGAAACCCCTGCAACTGGTCGCAGGCGTCGTCGAGCGCCGACAGACCTTGCCGGTACTGTCCAACGTGCTGCTGGTCGTCGATGGCCAGCAACTGTCGCTGACCGGTACCGACCTGGAAGTCGAGCTGGTCGGTCGCGTGCAACTCGAGGAGCCGGCTGAAACAGGTTCCATCACTGTGCCTGCGCGCAAGCTGATGGATATCTGCAAAAGCCTGCCGAACGATGCGCTGATCGATATCAAGGTCGACGAGCAGAAACTGGTGGTGAAAGCCGGCCGTAGCCGCTTCACCCTGTCGACCCTGCCGGCCAACGATTTCCCGACTGTGGAAGAAGGCCCGGGTTCGCTGACCACCAGCCTGGATCAAAGCAAGCTGCGTCGCCTGATCGAACGCACCAGTTTCGCCATGGCCCAACAGGACGTGCGTTACTACCTCAACGGCATGTTGCTGGAAGTGTCGACCGGTGTGATCCGTGCCGTGGCCACCGATGGTCACCGTCTGGCAATGTGCTCGATGCAGGCCGACATCGGTCAGCAGGATCGCCATCAAGTGATCGTGCCGCGCAAAGGTATTCTCGAACTGGCGCGTCTGCTCACCGAGCCGGACGGCAACGTCAGCATCGTGCTGGGTCAGCACCACATCCGCGCGACCACCGGCGAATTCACCTTCACCTCGAAACTGGTCGACGGCAAGTTCCCTGACTACGAGCGCGTTCTGCCAAAGGGCGGCGACAAGCTGGTACTGGGTGATCGTCAGGCGCTGCGCGAAGCGTTCAGTCGTACCGCGATTCTGTCCAACGAGAAGTACCGTGGCATCCGTCTGCAACTGGCCAACGGTCAGCTGAAGATCCAGGCGAACAACCCGGAACAGGAAGAAGCGGAAGAAGAAGTAGGCGTGGAATACAACGGCGGCTCCCTGGAAATCGGCTTCAACGTCAGCTATCTGCTCGACGTGCTGGGCGTGATGACCACCGAGCAGGTTCGCTTGATCCTGTCCGACTCCAACAGCAGTGCGCTGGTGCAAGAGTCCGACAATGACGATTCGGCTTACGTTGTCATGCCGATGCGTCTGTAA